A single window of Chloracidobacterium thermophilum B DNA harbors:
- a CDS encoding tyrosine recombinase XerC: MTEAPTLADYIEDFKKFLMYERNASAHTLRCYMGDLEQFYDFLCPPNAQGVRRQVSIHDIDNITIREYLATLYEKKKKKTSIARKLATLRAFFRHLCREGVLELNPAQLVASPRLERKLPNHLTVEEAMRFVEMPDLETVLGKRDRAILEMLYATGVRVSELVGMNLEDIDFRNQCVRVRGKGRKERIVPFGEHARKALELYLGVRGQLLAHAPEDKREPNCVFFNYQGTRLTTRSVGRLIDKYIRQCSDLHHISPHSLRHSFATHLLDAGADLRAIQELLGHARLTTTQQYLHVSTDRLMEVYDRTHPKA; the protein is encoded by the coding sequence ATGACGGAAGCGCCGACGCTGGCTGATTACATCGAGGATTTCAAAAAGTTTCTGATGTATGAACGCAATGCTTCTGCGCACACCTTGCGGTGCTACATGGGAGATTTGGAGCAGTTTTACGACTTTCTCTGTCCGCCAAATGCCCAGGGCGTCCGGCGTCAGGTCAGCATTCACGACATTGACAACATCACCATCCGGGAATACCTCGCCACGCTGTACGAAAAAAAGAAGAAAAAAACCTCCATTGCCCGCAAACTGGCCACGCTGCGCGCCTTTTTCCGCCATCTCTGCCGGGAAGGGGTTCTGGAACTCAACCCGGCGCAACTTGTCGCATCACCCCGTCTGGAGCGCAAGCTGCCCAACCACCTGACCGTCGAAGAAGCCATGCGGTTCGTGGAAATGCCTGACCTCGAAACCGTACTGGGCAAACGCGACCGGGCCATTCTGGAAATGCTCTATGCCACCGGGGTGCGCGTGTCGGAGTTGGTCGGCATGAATCTCGAAGACATTGACTTCAGGAACCAGTGCGTCCGGGTGCGCGGCAAGGGGCGCAAGGAACGCATCGTCCCGTTTGGCGAGCATGCCCGCAAGGCACTGGAGCTGTACCTGGGCGTACGGGGACAATTGCTTGCCCATGCCCCGGAGGACAAGCGCGAACCCAACTGCGTGTTTTTCAACTACCAGGGCACGCGGCTGACAACCCGTTCCGTCGGGCGTCTGATTGACAAATACATCCGGCAGTGCAGCGACCTGCACCACATCAGCCCCCACAGCCTGCGGCATTCATTTGCCACACATCTGCTCGATGCCGGGGCTGACCTGCGCGCCATTCAGGAACTGCTGGGGCACGCGCGGCTGACGACCACGCAACAGTACCTGCACGTTTCGACTGACCGCCTGATGGAGGTCTATGACCGGACGCACCCGAAAGCCTAG
- the bioF gene encoding 8-amino-7-oxononanoate synthase, which produces MTLSCLQTELTAELDAIRAAGRWRELRPAQAPPAVTFVCGGQEWVNFSSNDYLGLSTHPRLIAAAQAATAKWGTGATASRLICGTLDLHCALEEALVAFKVGGHPGYRALLFNSGYHANLSLLTALTDVQDVIFSDALNHASLIDGCRLSRATTVVYRHNDLDDLRAKLTRYGQARRRLIVTEAVFSMDGDVTPLADVLALAETFGAWVVLDEAHATGVLGPQGRGLAAQLDHTGRPLILMGTLGKALGSFGAFVVAPAVVIELLINRARPFIFTTALPPAPVAAALEAVRLLVESDALVEGLHRNIKHMATALGFSPDWPAPIFPVVLGAEAATMRAMQDLQAAGFYVVGIRPPTVPPGACRLRLTVTAAHTPAQIADVATAIRSVMPASSLAQATHS; this is translated from the coding sequence ATGACTTTGAGCTGTCTCCAGACTGAACTCACGGCCGAGCTGGATGCCATCCGGGCCGCCGGCCGGTGGCGCGAACTGCGCCCGGCGCAGGCCCCGCCGGCCGTGACCTTCGTCTGCGGCGGGCAGGAGTGGGTCAACTTTTCCAGCAACGATTATCTGGGGTTGTCCACGCATCCACGCCTGATTGCAGCCGCCCAGGCAGCCACAGCCAAGTGGGGCACCGGGGCGACGGCGAGCCGCCTGATTTGCGGTACGCTTGACCTGCACTGCGCCTTGGAAGAGGCGCTCGTTGCCTTCAAGGTCGGCGGACATCCCGGCTACCGCGCCCTGCTGTTCAACAGCGGCTACCACGCCAACCTGTCCCTGCTGACGGCGCTGACCGATGTTCAGGATGTGATCTTCTCCGATGCCCTCAACCATGCCAGCCTGATTGACGGCTGCCGTCTGAGCCGGGCGACGACCGTCGTGTATCGGCACAACGACCTGGACGACCTGCGCGCCAAACTGACCCGGTACGGACAGGCGCGGCGCAGGCTCATCGTCACGGAAGCGGTGTTTTCAATGGATGGCGATGTCACGCCACTGGCCGATGTGCTGGCTCTGGCGGAAACCTTTGGGGCGTGGGTCGTACTCGATGAAGCCCATGCCACGGGCGTGCTAGGCCCACAGGGAAGAGGTCTGGCGGCGCAGCTTGACCACACCGGCCGCCCACTCATCCTGATGGGCACGCTTGGCAAAGCTCTGGGCAGCTTTGGGGCGTTTGTTGTCGCGCCGGCCGTGGTCATCGAACTGCTCATCAACCGGGCGCGGCCGTTCATCTTCACCACAGCCCTGCCGCCAGCGCCGGTTGCGGCGGCGCTGGAAGCCGTGCGCCTGCTCGTGGAAAGCGATGCCCTGGTGGAAGGGCTGCATCGCAACATCAAGCACATGGCAACGGCGCTGGGGTTTTCACCGGACTGGCCCGCGCCGATTTTTCCGGTGGTGCTGGGCGCGGAAGCGGCGACCATGCGTGCCATGCAGGACTTGCAGGCGGCCGGGTTCTATGTGGTGGGGATTCGCCCGCCCACCGTCCCGCCTGGCGCGTGCCGGCTGCGCCTGACGGTGACGGCGGCCCACACGCCGGCCCAGATTGCAGATGTGGCGACTGCCATCCGGTCAGTGATGCCGGCTTCCAGCTTGGCTCAGGCCACTCATTCGTAG
- a CDS encoding ABC transporter permease, whose product MLLYSVRESFGQAVATIGAHKFRSLLTVLGVIIGTTSVILVSSVITGLEKSFAAMVERFGTNTVFVSKFNFGSPREPTFEERQRKDLTYEDGLAIAELPSVAAATACLGRWPGSPDAPILKYRDRQANNPVLRGGDPAFLEARNMQMLTGRYYTEVESRHGVAVAVIGYDTAETLFGTTEAVGNEFTINGQIFRVVGVLEKSAARGMFPGANWEDNCAIIPHATYRRLYPRDKNYMIVAKARDGQLDRMVDDITRLLRKRRNVPFYKPDDFHLSTPTAEKEGFGKITLVLAAIVVPISGMALLIGGIGVLNIMLVSVTERTKEIGTRRALGARRRDIIMQFLIEAMSLTGLGGCIGILAGLGLSQIINLTIPDLPSSVSLLWVGIGFAVSVSIGLVAGLIPAIKAAYLDPVEALRYE is encoded by the coding sequence TTGCTGCTGTACAGTGTTCGGGAAAGCTTCGGGCAGGCCGTTGCCACCATTGGCGCGCACAAGTTCCGGTCCCTGCTGACGGTTTTGGGGGTCATCATCGGGACGACCTCCGTCATCCTTGTGTCTTCGGTCATTACGGGTCTGGAAAAGAGCTTTGCCGCCATGGTCGAACGCTTCGGCACAAACACCGTCTTTGTCTCGAAGTTCAACTTCGGCAGCCCACGCGAACCGACGTTTGAAGAGCGGCAACGCAAGGACCTGACCTACGAAGACGGTCTGGCCATTGCCGAGCTGCCGAGCGTGGCGGCTGCCACGGCCTGTCTGGGCCGCTGGCCGGGTAGTCCCGATGCGCCCATCCTGAAATACCGTGACCGCCAGGCCAACAATCCGGTCTTGCGCGGCGGCGATCCGGCCTTTCTCGAAGCGCGCAACATGCAGATGTTGACCGGGCGCTACTATACCGAAGTCGAGAGCCGGCACGGAGTGGCCGTGGCCGTCATCGGCTACGACACCGCCGAAACCCTTTTCGGCACGACGGAAGCCGTCGGCAACGAGTTCACCATCAACGGGCAAATCTTCCGGGTTGTCGGCGTGCTGGAAAAGAGCGCGGCACGCGGCATGTTTCCCGGCGCCAACTGGGAGGACAACTGCGCCATCATCCCCCACGCCACGTACCGCCGGCTCTACCCACGGGACAAAAACTACATGATTGTCGCCAAAGCCAGGGACGGGCAACTCGACCGCATGGTGGACGACATTACGCGGCTGCTGCGCAAGCGGCGCAACGTCCCGTTTTACAAACCGGACGACTTTCATCTTTCGACCCCGACGGCCGAGAAAGAAGGCTTTGGGAAAATCACGCTGGTCCTGGCGGCGATTGTCGTCCCGATTTCCGGTATGGCGCTGCTCATCGGCGGGATTGGTGTCCTGAACATCATGCTGGTGTCCGTCACCGAGCGCACCAAGGAAATCGGCACCCGGCGCGCGCTCGGGGCGCGGCGGCGGGACATCATCATGCAGTTCCTGATTGAAGCCATGTCGCTGACCGGCCTTGGCGGGTGCATCGGGATTCTCGCCGGGTTGGGTCTCAGTCAAATCATCAACCTGACCATCCCGGACTTGCCCTCCAGTGTCTCCCTGCTGTGGGTTGGCATTGGGTTTGCGGTTTCGGTCAGCATCGGTCTCGTTGCCGGACTCATTCCGGCCATCAAGGCGGCCTACCTCGACCCGGTCGAGGCCCTGCGCTACGAATGA
- a CDS encoding ABC transporter permease, translating to MSTGAMPFREAIRLAVDALRAHKLRTFLTLLGVIFGVMTVVAVAAVIEGLNVYVGKTMEEEFGANTIILDRYGIVTSLDEWLQVQKNKIITLEDYRDLRARASLAREMGIRLDASLPYLRQGGSELTNVSVIGYSPSIPAMGAGNINVEEGRFITESDDENRANVVFVGYKVREKLFGGANPVGRELRIQGEPFRIIGVSKELGSFLGNERDNFVVIPPSVHLRMFGPRQSLAIVLQPRPGVTLEALEDQVRGIMRARHHLRPDQKDDFAFLGADAIKDLWRSLTGLIAAVALGVVSISLVVGGIVIMNTMMVAVTERTREIGIRKSLGARRRDILWQFLVESSLLSGIGGVLGLVAAWAGLLIAAQFGLPFSMPVWAVILALVVSIGVGLIFGIYPAHRAANLDPIVALRAE from the coding sequence ATGTCCACCGGCGCTATGCCCTTTCGCGAGGCCATTCGGCTGGCCGTTGACGCACTGCGCGCCCACAAACTGCGCACTTTTCTGACCCTGCTGGGGGTTATCTTCGGCGTGATGACCGTGGTTGCCGTGGCGGCGGTCATCGAGGGACTGAACGTCTATGTCGGAAAGACGATGGAGGAGGAGTTCGGGGCCAACACCATCATTCTCGACCGCTACGGCATTGTCACAAGCCTTGACGAATGGCTCCAGGTGCAGAAAAACAAAATCATCACTCTGGAGGATTACCGTGACCTGCGCGCCCGCGCCAGCCTGGCCCGGGAAATGGGCATCCGGCTCGACGCCTCCCTTCCCTACCTGCGGCAGGGCGGCAGCGAACTGACAAACGTTTCGGTCATTGGTTATTCGCCCAGCATCCCGGCGATGGGTGCCGGGAACATCAACGTCGAGGAGGGGCGGTTTATCACCGAAAGCGACGACGAAAACCGCGCCAACGTGGTGTTCGTGGGCTACAAGGTGCGCGAGAAGCTCTTTGGCGGAGCCAACCCCGTGGGACGCGAACTGCGCATCCAGGGCGAGCCTTTCCGAATCATCGGGGTTTCCAAAGAGCTTGGCTCGTTTCTGGGCAATGAACGCGACAACTTTGTGGTCATCCCGCCGTCCGTGCATCTGCGGATGTTCGGGCCCCGGCAATCCCTGGCCATCGTGCTCCAGCCCCGGCCCGGCGTCACGCTCGAAGCCCTGGAAGACCAGGTTCGCGGCATCATGCGGGCGCGTCACCACCTGCGCCCCGACCAGAAAGACGACTTTGCCTTCCTTGGCGCTGATGCCATCAAGGACCTGTGGCGCAGCCTGACCGGACTCATTGCTGCCGTGGCACTCGGTGTCGTTTCCATTTCACTGGTTGTAGGCGGCATTGTCATCATGAATACGATGATGGTGGCTGTCACCGAACGCACCCGTGAAATCGGCATCCGCAAAAGCCTGGGTGCACGCCGACGCGACATCCTGTGGCAGTTTCTGGTGGAGTCTTCCCTGCTTTCCGGCATCGGTGGCGTTCTGGGCCTGGTAGCTGCGTGGGCGGGACTTCTCATCGCGGCGCAGTTTGGGTTGCCGTTCTCGATGCCGGTCTGGGCCGTCATCCTTGCGCTGGTGGTTTCAATAGGCGTTGGGCTGATCTTCGGCATCTACCCGGCTCACCGCGCCGCCAATCTCGACCCCATCGTGGCCCTGCGTGCCGAGTAA
- the ileS gene encoding isoleucine--tRNA ligase, whose protein sequence is MTFDLKKTVNLPSKDLPMKGNLAQAEPQRLQRWLAADIYGALRKARACRPKFRLHDGPPYANGRIHMGTAFNKILKDFIVKSRSMLGFDVAYIPGYDCHGLPIETKVVKELEGKLAARQVPLTPLIIRREARAFAERHIVQMNRDFQRLGVLGDWEHAYRTMSYDYEADILRTLAAFVRQGSVYRGLRPVHWSIGAQSALAEAELEYREVVDPSVYVAFPLVTDPATLSPALAGRQVAIIIWTTTPWTLPANLGISFGPDFDYVAVAASPANGHGAVGPVYIVAEKLLPELAQKFGWSTWQTLATFKGTALDGKVARHPWLDRESRLMVGEHVTLDAGTGAVHTAPGHGMEDFLIGKRYGLEPYCPVDQRGVYTDDVVYFAGQQVFAANPSIIELLRARGMLVFAEDYPHSYPHCWRTKTPTIFRATPQWFISMDAADLRQRAIAEIGRVRWLPAWGEERMRNMFINRGDWCISRQRAWGVPIAAVRCTACGTVHASADFMEQVAEVFDREGADAWYVRPVSDFLPPDFACESCGAKDFEKEMDILDVWLDSGVSWQTMERAGLATPDEPASDVYIEGSDQYRGWFNSSLVVSLGLRGHAPYRTVITHGYVLDKDREKMSKSLGNVIEPQALIETGGADLLRLWTASVDYTDDVPISEEILARIGDAYRKLRNTLCYLVNNLSDFDPAQDAVPFDELFEIDRWALVETNELVRRVRTAYEQYSFQSAYTALLNFSTTQLSSIYFDVLKDRLYTYAPKSYERRAAQTALYDIASAMIRLLAPILAFTADEAWEKLTRQPAGSVHLAEFPAYEPARADAALQARWETLLEVRSAVLKELEKQRAAGYIGSSLEAQVWLRAGGPLAATLADYGAEALSYLFIVSQVTLESAGNKDLVVQVERARGRKCERCWHYETTVGEDPDFPTICHRCVRNVRAGWYPAA, encoded by the coding sequence ATGACCTTTGACCTCAAGAAAACCGTCAACCTGCCTTCCAAAGACCTGCCCATGAAGGGCAACCTGGCACAAGCTGAGCCACAGCGCCTCCAACGCTGGCTGGCTGCCGATATTTATGGTGCGCTGCGCAAAGCGCGTGCCTGCCGTCCGAAGTTTCGCCTGCACGACGGCCCGCCCTATGCCAACGGACGGATTCACATGGGAACGGCCTTCAACAAGATTCTCAAGGACTTCATCGTGAAGTCACGCAGCATGCTGGGTTTTGATGTGGCGTATATTCCCGGCTACGACTGCCACGGGCTGCCGATTGAAACCAAGGTCGTCAAGGAACTCGAAGGCAAGCTGGCCGCCAGGCAGGTGCCCCTGACGCCTCTCATCATCCGTCGGGAGGCGCGGGCCTTTGCGGAACGCCATATCGTGCAGATGAACCGCGACTTTCAGCGTCTGGGGGTACTCGGTGACTGGGAGCACGCCTACCGCACGATGAGCTACGACTACGAAGCGGACATTTTGCGGACGCTGGCGGCCTTTGTGCGGCAGGGCAGCGTCTATCGCGGGTTGCGTCCGGTGCACTGGTCTATCGGCGCGCAGTCGGCGCTGGCCGAAGCCGAACTGGAATACCGGGAAGTGGTTGATCCCTCGGTGTATGTTGCCTTTCCGCTGGTGACGGACCCGGCGACCCTGTCGCCGGCGCTGGCCGGCCGGCAGGTGGCTATCATCATCTGGACGACCACGCCCTGGACACTGCCGGCCAATCTGGGCATCAGCTTCGGGCCCGACTTCGACTACGTTGCCGTCGCGGCTTCGCCGGCCAATGGACACGGGGCGGTCGGCCCGGTGTACATCGTCGCAGAAAAGCTCCTGCCCGAACTGGCGCAGAAGTTCGGGTGGTCAACGTGGCAGACGCTGGCCACCTTCAAGGGAACGGCGCTGGACGGCAAAGTGGCCCGGCATCCGTGGCTCGACCGTGAATCCAGGCTCATGGTTGGCGAACACGTCACGCTCGATGCCGGCACGGGTGCTGTTCACACTGCGCCCGGACACGGGATGGAAGATTTTCTCATTGGCAAGCGGTATGGACTGGAGCCGTACTGTCCGGTGGACCAGCGTGGGGTGTACACCGACGACGTGGTCTACTTTGCCGGCCAGCAGGTCTTTGCTGCCAATCCGTCCATCATCGAGCTGTTGCGGGCGCGCGGCATGCTCGTCTTTGCCGAGGATTATCCCCACAGCTATCCGCACTGCTGGCGCACGAAGACTCCAACCATTTTTCGCGCCACGCCGCAGTGGTTCATCTCCATGGACGCCGCCGACCTGCGCCAACGCGCCATTGCCGAAATCGGGCGCGTCAGGTGGTTGCCGGCCTGGGGCGAGGAGCGCATGCGCAATATGTTCATCAACCGGGGCGACTGGTGCATTTCCCGCCAACGCGCCTGGGGCGTGCCTATTGCGGCCGTGCGCTGTACGGCCTGCGGAACGGTTCACGCCAGCGCTGACTTCATGGAACAGGTCGCAGAAGTCTTTGACCGCGAAGGGGCAGATGCCTGGTACGTCCGTCCGGTGAGCGATTTCCTCCCGCCTGACTTTGCCTGTGAAAGCTGTGGTGCAAAGGATTTCGAGAAGGAAATGGACATTCTGGATGTGTGGCTCGATTCGGGCGTGAGCTGGCAGACGATGGAGCGCGCCGGACTGGCAACGCCGGATGAACCGGCCTCGGATGTCTATATCGAAGGTTCTGACCAGTATCGCGGGTGGTTCAACTCATCGCTTGTCGTCAGTCTGGGACTGCGCGGCCATGCGCCCTACCGGACGGTCATCACCCACGGGTATGTCCTCGACAAAGACCGCGAGAAAATGTCGAAAAGCCTGGGGAATGTCATCGAGCCACAGGCATTGATTGAAACCGGCGGGGCTGACCTGCTGCGCCTCTGGACAGCGAGCGTGGACTACACCGACGACGTGCCCATTTCCGAAGAAATCCTGGCGCGCATCGGGGATGCCTACCGCAAGCTGCGCAATACGCTGTGCTATCTCGTCAACAACCTTTCGGACTTTGACCCGGCACAGGATGCCGTGCCGTTTGACGAACTGTTCGAGATTGACCGGTGGGCGCTCGTAGAAACGAATGAACTCGTCCGCCGCGTACGGACAGCCTACGAGCAGTATTCCTTTCAGTCGGCCTACACGGCGCTACTCAACTTCAGTACGACACAGCTTTCGAGCATCTACTTCGATGTCCTCAAGGACCGGCTCTACACCTACGCGCCGAAGTCCTACGAGCGGCGGGCTGCCCAGACGGCGCTCTATGACATTGCCAGCGCCATGATTCGCCTGTTGGCACCCATTCTGGCATTTACGGCCGACGAAGCCTGGGAGAAGCTGACGCGCCAGCCGGCTGGTTCGGTGCATCTGGCTGAGTTTCCGGCCTACGAGCCAGCGCGGGCTGATGCGGCGTTACAGGCGCGTTGGGAGACGTTGCTGGAAGTGCGTTCGGCCGTGCTCAAGGAACTCGAAAAGCAGCGGGCGGCCGGATACATCGGCTCGTCGCTCGAAGCCCAGGTGTGGCTGCGGGCCGGAGGGCCGCTTGCAGCAACGCTGGCTGACTACGGCGCGGAGGCGCTGTCTTACCTGTTCATTGTCTCGCAGGTGACGCTCGAATCTGCCGGAAACAAAGACCTGGTGGTACAGGTGGAGCGGGCGCGGGGCCGCAAATGCGAACGGTGCTGGCACTATGAAACGACTGTCGGCGAAGACCCGGACTTTCCTACCATTTGTCACCGGTGCGTCCGCAACGTGCGGGCCGGTTGGTATCCGGCGGCATAA
- a CDS encoding class II fumarate hydratase, translated as MTDEQFRIERDSMGEVRVPATARYGAQTQRAVENFPISDLRFPRRFIEALALVKWAAATVNQELGLLAPNLAEAIAQAALEVATGQHDAHFPLDIFQTGSGTSTNMNANEVIASLASERLGMRVHPNDHVNMGQSSNDAIPTAIHVSACLAMTHDLLPALRHLHSTIQTKAASVAHVVKTGRTHLMDAMPITLAQELTGWAWQIAHGIERIESALPRLTKLAQGGTAVGTGINAHPEFAARFAARLAERTGLPFQPNDSFFESLSSQDAIVELSGQVKTVAVSLMKIANDLRWMNSGPQAGLAEIRLQDLQPGSSIMPGKVNPVIPEAMAMVCAQVIGNDTTITIAGQSGNFQLNVMLPVIAYNILQSLTTMANAVRLLADKAIANFTVNEERLSAQVGRNPILVTALNPVIGYELGAKIAKRAYAEDRTVKEVALEMTSLSAEELDRLLDPRALTEGGIRQS; from the coding sequence GTGACCGACGAGCAATTTCGTATCGAACGCGACAGTATGGGGGAGGTGCGCGTCCCGGCCACTGCCCGGTATGGGGCCCAAACCCAGCGCGCCGTGGAAAACTTTCCCATCAGCGACCTTCGTTTCCCACGGCGTTTCATTGAAGCCCTCGCCCTTGTGAAATGGGCGGCCGCCACGGTCAATCAGGAACTGGGGTTGCTGGCACCCAATCTGGCGGAAGCCATTGCCCAAGCCGCCCTGGAAGTCGCCACCGGACAACACGACGCGCACTTTCCCCTGGACATCTTTCAAACCGGTTCGGGGACGAGCACGAACATGAACGCCAATGAGGTCATTGCCTCGCTGGCCAGCGAACGTCTCGGCATGCGCGTCCACCCCAACGACCACGTCAACATGGGGCAAAGCAGCAACGACGCCATCCCAACGGCCATCCACGTCAGCGCCTGTCTGGCTATGACGCACGACCTGCTGCCCGCCCTGCGCCACCTGCACAGCACCATCCAGACCAAGGCCGCCAGTGTTGCCCATGTGGTCAAAACCGGGCGTACCCATCTGATGGATGCCATGCCGATCACCCTCGCCCAGGAACTCACCGGCTGGGCCTGGCAAATCGCCCACGGCATCGAGCGGATTGAAAGCGCCCTGCCACGCCTCACCAAGCTTGCCCAGGGCGGTACGGCCGTCGGCACCGGCATCAATGCCCATCCCGAATTTGCCGCCCGCTTTGCGGCCCGGCTGGCCGAACGGACCGGACTGCCTTTCCAACCCAACGACAGCTTCTTTGAATCGCTCAGCTCCCAGGATGCCATTGTCGAACTCAGCGGGCAGGTCAAAACCGTGGCCGTGAGCCTGATGAAAATCGCCAACGATCTGCGCTGGATGAACAGTGGCCCGCAGGCGGGACTCGCCGAAATCCGGCTTCAGGACCTTCAACCCGGCTCCAGCATCATGCCCGGCAAGGTCAACCCGGTCATCCCGGAAGCCATGGCTATGGTTTGCGCCCAGGTCATCGGTAACGACACGACCATCACCATTGCCGGGCAGTCCGGCAACTTCCAGCTCAACGTCATGCTGCCGGTCATTGCCTACAACATCCTGCAAAGCCTGACCACGATGGCCAATGCGGTGCGGCTGCTGGCGGACAAGGCCATTGCCAACTTCACCGTCAACGAAGAGCGCCTCAGCGCCCAGGTCGGCCGCAACCCGATTCTGGTCACAGCCCTCAACCCGGTGATTGGCTACGAACTCGGTGCCAAGATTGCCAAACGCGCCTACGCCGAAGACCGTACGGTCAAGGAAGTCGCTCTGGAGATGACCAGTCTTTCGGCCGAAGAACTCGACCGCCTGCTCGATCCCCGCGCCCTGACCGAAGGCGGCATCCGACAATCGTGA
- a CDS encoding ATP-binding response regulator, with translation MTLATLPSGVEVLGRRVKRLPSNAMPERILIASDDNLLGAMAGALLTSNGYEVDLVDTGEAAQQRLEAGPFDALIMDVALRQPGCLELARWVRGQVALRNLPIILLSPAATRDDDVPSALHAGVDEVLAVPFRHQELILKLRRMLERQRWAVERQRLVANLAAVADGIEYCIRPTGEQPLPNFSDAADLAEQAKWQEMMTSLNAAIDALQNTSNGEETGILRRALEQLSAALKRAGRYVQVRSQAQALRDANEKLRELERLRAEFTNAIVHDIRSPLGTIISTMELIEQQLDEPRPKKSDILPLVTGARTIATKLISLVSELLDFSKLEAGKMTLVLERLEVAKIIEQVGEEFELATRRKSIKFSYGCEDHLPTIIGDASKLHRALSNLMSNAVKFTPNGGQIWLEARLMEGTQVDAGVPYVVFSVVDSGEGIPAEDLPYVFDPYYQAASRNKDLGTGLGLAIVKRIAAAHGGNVAVRSQVGVGTAFSITLPLVPPSATQAALPPSNSTATPESVTDLSDILATPAENPAPTPSPSN, from the coding sequence ATGACACTCGCAACCCTTCCATCGGGGGTGGAAGTCCTTGGGCGCCGGGTGAAGCGCCTGCCCTCCAATGCTATGCCCGAACGAATTCTGATTGCATCAGACGACAATCTGCTCGGTGCGATGGCCGGCGCGCTGCTGACCAGTAATGGTTATGAAGTTGACCTGGTGGATACCGGAGAGGCCGCGCAACAGCGGCTGGAGGCCGGGCCTTTCGATGCGCTCATTATGGATGTCGCTTTGCGCCAGCCAGGCTGTCTTGAGCTGGCCCGGTGGGTGCGGGGGCAAGTCGCGCTCCGCAACCTGCCCATCATCCTGCTCAGCCCGGCAGCAACACGCGATGACGACGTGCCCTCGGCGCTGCACGCTGGCGTGGACGAGGTTTTGGCCGTCCCGTTCCGCCACCAGGAACTCATTCTCAAGTTGCGCCGCATGCTGGAACGACAACGCTGGGCGGTCGAACGTCAGCGGCTGGTTGCCAATCTAGCCGCGGTAGCTGATGGCATTGAATACTGCATCCGTCCGACAGGTGAACAACCTCTGCCCAATTTTTCAGATGCGGCCGACCTTGCCGAACAGGCCAAGTGGCAGGAAATGATGACCTCGCTCAATGCGGCCATCGACGCCCTGCAAAACACCTCGAATGGCGAGGAAACCGGGATTTTACGGCGTGCCCTGGAACAGCTCTCAGCCGCACTGAAACGGGCCGGGCGCTACGTTCAGGTGCGCTCCCAGGCGCAGGCCCTGCGGGATGCCAACGAAAAGCTGCGCGAACTGGAGCGCCTGCGGGCAGAGTTTACCAATGCCATCGTGCACGACATCCGGTCGCCGTTGGGGACGATTATCTCCACGATGGAACTCATCGAGCAGCAGTTGGACGAGCCGCGCCCCAAGAAGTCTGACATCCTGCCTCTCGTCACGGGTGCCCGCACCATTGCCACAAAGCTCATCTCCCTGGTGTCGGAACTCCTGGATTTCTCAAAACTCGAAGCCGGCAAGATGACGCTGGTGCTGGAACGGCTCGAAGTGGCGAAGATCATTGAGCAGGTGGGCGAGGAATTCGAGCTGGCCACCCGGCGTAAGTCCATCAAGTTCAGTTACGGTTGTGAGGATCACCTGCCGACGATTATTGGCGATGCCAGCAAACTGCACCGGGCGCTGTCGAACCTGATGTCCAATGCTGTCAAGTTCACTCCCAATGGCGGTCAAATCTGGCTTGAAGCGCGACTGATGGAAGGCACCCAGGTGGATGCCGGTGTTCCTTACGTGGTCTTCAGTGTCGTGGATTCCGGCGAAGGTATCCCGGCTGAGGATTTGCCTTACGTCTTTGACCCTTACTACCAGGCCGCAAGTCGCAACAAGGACCTTGGAACGGGCCTGGGGCTAGCCATTGTCAAACGCATTGCGGCGGCACACGGAGGCAACGTGGCTGTCCGCAGTCAGGTTGGAGTCGGGACGGCTTTCTCCATCACACTTCCTCTCGTACCACCCAGCGCCACACAAGCCGCTCTGCCTCCATCGAACTCGACGGCGACCCCAGAGTCGGTCACCGACCTGTCCGACATACTCGCCACCCCGGCTGAAAACCCGGCACCTACGCCGTCCCCCTCAAACTGA